In Cryptomeria japonica chromosome 5, Sugi_1.0, whole genome shotgun sequence, the genomic window GGGTGAATGATGCTTCTTATTTACTCATGTGCTTCCTTTGCCAATAATAGAATTATTATGTGCATCTTTATACACAATCAAGCATTTTGGTCACCTTCTATTGATAATTATTGTCTTCTTTAATAGACACCATTAAATTGATATAATGGTAAAATAATGATTCTAGTTACGAAATgagaaaaattatttttattttcttcataaaataatatattttgtaatataatgTGTCTAATCCATGTaagataataatattatttatgttaTTGAACGATTCAAACATTTAAATACtttgaataatctttattgtttGTATCACTATAAAGTGTAATTTTATTTTACCCTTGATTACACTGAGTTGAAAAGGAACGGTATCATATTTGAAATTTCCAATCTAAAAACCTACTTCCATGAGATAGTGTAAACTAGCGAGGTCAGTCATTAACAGTAGAGGGCTCGACATTTTTAACAGTGAGATATTTTCAGTCGTAGAAGACGACAAAACCAACGCCTTAACGTCTAACAAGATTGACAACACAGTGGGTTCAATAAGAGTCGGGGATGTAAGGGCCACTGAGGTTGACAAGTGTGACCTCATCTCACGGTGAAGATGCTGACTATATACAGCTACTGATAAATCCCAAGGAACGTATGACAATCGCGCTTCCCTTTTAAATATCTTTATCAGCTCTCCCATTTTGGGTTTTGATGTGGGATCTACATTAGAGCACAAAAGTCCCAACACCATCAGTCGCTCCATGTCCTCGCCATTAAAATTTCTACCCAGTTTCTCATCCGCCGCCTCTAGGAGCTTTCCCTTTCCATACAGATTCCAAACCCACTCTACCTGTCTGCAATTGTGTTCACCAAGGGTTGGGCTAACCATCCACCTTCCATAGGCAATTTCTAGAGTAACCACCCTGAAGTTGTACACGTCTGTCTCTGGACTGGTCTTTCTCATTATATAGCACTCAGGAGACAAATACCCCGGCGTGCCCGCCACCACAGTTGTATGAGAAGCTGCCATATCACGCTCAATTAGTCTTGCCAAACCAAAATCCCCCAGCATTCCATTAAAATTGGAATCCAACTTTAAGTTGCTTGCTTTGACGTCTCGGTGAACGACACCCTGGTCCCATTCTTCGTGGAGATAAACAAGAGAAGACTCTTTATCACAGGAGATACTATATTGTCGGTCCCAATCCAAAATTTTCTTCTCCATCCCAAAATAATGTTTATACAAACTACCATTAGGCAGGTATTCATTGAATAGAAGGAACTCTCCCTTTTGATGGAACCATCCTAAAAGTTTCACAAGGTTATGGTGTCGAAGCCTACTGATTGTGGTAACCGTAGAAACATAGTCCTTTCTTCCTTGTTTGGAACCTTTGGAtattctcttcacagccaccacCGAAGCCGCCTTGCCCAATCTGTTGGAGATAATCTTTATCTTAAGAGTTGAGAAATTTTCTAATTTAGTTGTAGATAAGAATTTTCTAGCATTGCTGGAAACTTCTCTTGGTTTCCAAATCTTTCCATTTTTCCCAGCACATACAAACTTCTCTTTGTTTCTATATCTTTCCATTCAAGTCTATTGAAGCACTGTATTATCTTTGTGGgtgaattaatataaatatataattttataatttgttGTAAGGCCTATGTTttttaatatggtatcagagcataattaAATCTTGGGCAATAGTTTGTGGATTTTGTAGAACTGTGTTGTTTTGAATCTTGTAGGTTGGATTTTGGTTGCAGTAGAGAAGAATATCAATTCAGAAAATTCGGAAA contains:
- the LOC131075452 gene encoding L-type lectin-domain containing receptor kinase IX.2-like codes for the protein MERYRNKEKFVCAGKNGKIWKPREVSSNARKFLSTTKLENFSTLKIKIISNRLGKAASVVAVKRISKGSKQGRKDYVSTVTTISRLRHHNLVKLLGWFHQKGEFLLFNEYLPNGSLYKHYFGMEKKILDWDRQYSISCDKESSLVYLHEEWDQGVVHRDVKASNLKLDSNFNGMLGDFGLARLIERDMAASHTTVVAGTPGYLSPECYIMRKTSPETDVYNFRVVTLEIAYGRWMVSPTLGEHNCRQVEWVWNLYGKGKLLEAADEKLGRNFNGEDMERLMVLGLLCSNVDPTSKPKMGELIKIFKREARLSYVPWDLSVAVYSQHLHREMRSHLSTSVALTSPTLIEPTVLSILLDVKALVLSSSTTENISLLKMSSPLLLMTDLASLHYLMEVGF